The genomic DNA CACGGGTtctctgatacttaagtcaaataTTTGCATGATGCTTGGAAAGATGTAGGTTAACTTGGTTGGGTGAAGAAACATAACAAGTGACTTAGGTATGCATGTGTGTCTAGAAGTCgaaaagttagaaaaaaaaagttttgaaaatgtcaAGTTGAGAGGTATAGATATCACTTTGAAGTTGGTGAGTAGGACACGTGGCACACATTTATAGATAACGTGATATTGTCTCGAGTTAAACACGAAAAAAGACTAATGAGAAACCACCTTAAAAGAGTGattttctaggagaaggagagcCTTTGTGAGGCAAGCTGCATTGTGCGAAACAATATAGGATAATAGACTAGTAGTTGTTAGGGAGAGAGTCTCCTTGTAATTTCATGAAAGAATGGCTCGATTGCATGTGTAGTGTTTGTCATGCAAACTGTTAGTGTATAAGGTGTTTCTCCAGGGGAATTTTATTGTTCGAGAGAACTTATTTGTTAGattttttcaaatgaattttttttaccgagatagttaaatttatttaaaaacactCCCCCGATAGAAGAATGGGCTACAATGAtgccattttaatattttttaattatattaataacattaattctattttttaataacttattaataacttttttaaaaaaacaattagATATTTAGTTATTAGCCGTTAATTGAAACTTTTTACTTTCAGTTCAGGCGAATTCAAATTATAATAACCGTTCATTGTATAGACCCCACCCCAAAATTTTGACGCTTGCGATTGGGAATTTGAAAGGGAAACcgctaataataaataataaataataaataataaataataacaacagGGGGAAGGGGTGGGGTTGGGTTGCTCCCGACTTTATCAGACCAACAGTGTTGTGTGCAGAGTGGCGGTGAGAGCAACTGCGTGTTGAAGGAACTTCAAGCGCCTGATCTCTTGCCGGACTCATACTCTGCAATTGAGAGACCTAGAAGCTTTTGTGGAGCGCAAATTCAGCGCAAGTAGTAGTCATGAGTTTTCAGGATCTCCAGAACAATGGCGCCAGGCCCTTCCCCTCTTCATCTCAGAGTCCCTCGCAAGCCGTGGCCGCCGGCATATTCCAGATCAAAACCGCCGTCGCTGCCTTCCGGAGGCTCGTCGACGCTGTCGGCACCGCTAAGGACACTCCCGATCACCGTCAAAAGCTGTCTgtttctccctccctccctctccctctctctctctcgctctctctctctcttggttgCTTTCACTTGCCTCCCTCTCGCTTGCATCTTTAATTTTTCGCAACTTGTATTAGAAATTCTTATGCAAGTGATTTCTGATGAGGCGGTTGCGGTATGCAGGGTCGATACAAGACAACGGATTATGCAGTTGGTGAAGGAAACTTCTGCTAAGCTCAAAATCGTCAGTGATTCCGACCGCTCTGCCAATGTCGATGTAAAAATTTTATGCCTTTCATTCTCTTCTCCGCAATTGCCTTTTACTCTCTGATTactattttgattcttttaatGTATAACACGAGACACAATGGAGAAAATGGAAACTTTTGTTTcactttccatttctttctgaTTGAAGTGATCTGCAAATTTGGTTCATACCTATGttgtaatctatttttaatgtAGTGACACTGATTTCTGAATCTTGCTTTCCATGTTAAATATGTGTTTTTCTTTCCTCATAAGCTTTTTCCTGTgttccttttttattttgttattttctttttctctcaatgATTGATCATGTGGGAACGAGTTGGAGGTTGAATGCTGCTTGTGGCACTGTAATCACAAGCTCCACTGCCAGTTCTGGGTTTAATGATTCATGTGGTTTTAGGTTTGAAATGAATGAGTTGTGGAATGGTGGGTCTGTACAATGGCTGGAAATGCTCTTCAATATATTGATAGGGACTGTATGGTAGGATCCCAAGTAAGACTATATTGAAAACCCTTCAGAAAGTGAGGATGGTGGGTAGTTTCGTGTTTTGCCCCGATTTGGACAAAAATGTTTGGTAACAATATGTCAATTTTAGGACCAAGGCAGGCTATATGGGGCATTGATTTATGTTCATTCAAATTTGATTCGGTGTGTTGGTACACAGTTGAATTGATCTAAATTGTTTTTCAACTTGAGACTCATATAACTCTAGTGAGTTTATTCATGTACTAATTTCTGCATTATTGGTAATATCACATGAAACAAATTGGGAAGACTACCAGAACTTTCTGCAAGATTTAGCTTGTTCTACACTggaaattccaaatttttagtAGTTACTCTATGTACTGAAATAAGTAATTGACTTTGTCTGGTTGAATTTTCAGCCAAGCAAGAGAATAGAAGATGCTAAGCTTGCAAGAGATTTTCAAACTACCTTGCAAGAGTTCCAGAAAGTTCAACAGCTAGCTTCTGAGCGTGAGTCTACTTACTCACCCTTTACCGCGACATCCTCCATGAGCCAAACGTATGCAATCACATGTTTTCCTGTAAAATCTTCAACCTTAGTTTCTTGATTTTATAATCATGTAAAAGCTTCCAGTAGTCTTATGCGGTTTGTTTCTCTGCATTTGGAAGCAGAACTATCTCTATTCAATCTCCAGCAGTTAGCACTGACCAGGAGAACCAACCATTCCTTATGGAACATAAAAGGTGGGCGCTTAACATATGGATTGATTCCTGTGGTAgttttatcattttcatttttcttgctaGTAGAGATATGtcatcttttcttctttgtgTAGATATTCAATTAAATTGCTTTCTTACATTTTATGCTAGTGTTGGTATATTAGATTGGTTATTTGTTGATGAACCTAAGTTTTGTGATTTAGATTTACCTATTGCATTGCAAAAACCTAGCAGGAAATGTACCCATCATTCCATCTCCTAGTTTGTTTCAAACTAACACCTCAACATAAAGCCTTTATTGCTGCTTTTGATTTAGTTCCTATTTTCACCTCGGTAAGTGAGGCTTTAGAGACTAAGGAGTGGGTACAAGCTATGAGAGAGGAAAGGAATGCACTAAAGAAGAATAACATGCGGGAAGTTGTGACTTTACTTGTGGGAAAGAAATTGGTAGGATGCAAATGGGTCTACACTCTTAAGTATAAGACAGATGGAACCCTTGAAAGATACATGGCAAGTTTGGTTGCTAAATGGTACACTCAGACTTATGAAATTGATTAACAAGAGATTTTTGCACCAATAGCAAAAATGAATATGGTACGAGTATTGCTCTCCCTTGTAGCTAATTTTAATTGGTGTTTGTAGCAATtcgatgtgaagaatgcatttctcCATGGGGAGCAAGAAGAGGAAGCATATATAGAGCCTCCACCATGTTTTGACAAGAACTTTGGAGCTAATCAAGTGTGTAGACTAAAAAAGGCTTTGTATGATCACAAACAATCTCCAAGAGCCTAGTTTGGTAGATTTACAAAAGTAATACTTGGAATGGGCTACAAGCAAAGTAGGGGAGACCCCACATTATTTATTAAGCATTCAAGTAAGGTATGGTTATTGCCCTTctggtgtatgttgatgatataattgtgaTCGGGGATGATAAAGTTAAACATGAATCTCTCAAGAAGTGTCTAGTCAGAGAATTTGAGATCAAGATCCTCGGCAAACTCAAATACTTCCTTGGTATAGAGGTGACCTATTCTAAGAAGGGCATCTTCATATCTCAAAGAAAGTACGTCTTGGATCTTCTCAAAGAAACTGGAAGTTTCAATAGCAAGGCAAGAAGTACTCCTATTGATCCAAACTACAAGATAAttgggaaagagagagagtagtGTGATTAATAAAGGAAGATATCGGAGACTAGTAGGTAGACTTATATATCTATCTCATACAAGGTTGGACATAGCTTATGCCGTTGGAGTGGCAAGTTAATTCATGCATGATCCTAGAGAAGAACGTATGCATGCTATCTTTAGAATCCTCCACTATCTTAAGGTATCTATCCATGAGAGATCCAACACAATCAGTATCAATATAGGCTTTAATAATCAACTTGGTACCTTTCTTGAATAGGATGCCTCTCCACATTAGGTTATTGCACTTTTTGGGAGGGAACTTAATtacttggagaagtaagaaactGAGTGTGGCTGCTCGATCTAGTGTGGAGGCTGAATTTAGAGCAATGGCAAATAGGGTATGTGAACTTCTATGGGTCAATATCATTGTCAAAGATCTCAAGTTAATCAGGATGTCTATTATTCTGCAAAACTGTTGCATGCTTATGCACTCTCCACCTGAGGAATAACTATTACTTTGTTACTGGGGTATAAGTGGCTTATGAGCCATGagtatgtttattttgttgctTCCTAAATAAGTAagtctattttttctttgaaaatgtgttttttctTCTACTATTCAGCCTATCTAATTTTCTATTGATCCGATTGCACAACCtggaaaatatttcaatatctcCATGCTggtttcttgttttttatttttaagaaatttggtAGGACCTTTGTGAACAACAAATAACTTTGATGTTGAAAATATGCAGGCAGGAGATATTACTTCTAGGAAATGAAATTGCGTTCAATGAAGCTATAATGGAGGAACGAGAACAAGGTATCAGAGACATACAAGATCAAATTGGGCAGgcaaatgaaatttttaaagacTTAGCTGTTCTAGTTCACGAGCAAGGAATAGTTATTGGTAAGATACTAAAAACCCACAAAAGTACATTCCCCTGATATCTCTTGTGTCTAATTGTGCACTTCTGTCTTTGTTCTTTTGAATTGTAACAGATgacattcaatcaaatattgaaGCTTCCTCTGATGCAACCACACAGGCTAgagtacagttatccaaaacgtCCAAAAGCATCAAATCTAAATGCTCTTGGGTGAGTAATATTATTGCTTTTTTTCTGAAAGCAACTCTCTCTATAAAAGAAGCACCTTAAGTGGATGAATTCCACACAAAAGAAGCTACTTAATCTAATCATCTAAAAACTTCATACAAGGTTgtaaagagaatgaaaaattgaaaaatcccCTATaccaaaagagaaggaaaatggGAATGTTTCCCTTGAGAAAAGCAGGAGAATTTCTAGGATTTTCAAAGATCTTTTATTTCTCTCCCTTCCAATATTCCATGTTAAAATACAAAAAGGAATAGAAAACCAAAAATTCTTCACACCCTTGCTAGGACAAGCCTGACGCTAAGAAAATAAACATCCAAAAATGAAATTGGCATAatctgggaaaaaaaaaaaagaaattgccATAGCCCAGTAGACATAATGAGAGAGGAAGGGAGGGGGAGAGCGAGGCGGGGGTACTCCAAATGTCATAAGCAATTGGACAATTACATTTTGTCTTCAAGGTGGTTTCTGAGGTTTCTCTGATCTGTTTTGGATCTGTTTTGGCTGGTGAGGTTTAAGGAAGCTTGGATGGGGATTGCTTCTCCTTATGATGGTATTATGTGATCTTCCCTGTTTAATCTACAAGATTTTGAAATTGAGTTGATGACTGTTCTATTTGAATGTTATTGTGAGGTTTAAGGAGGCTTGGATTTGGATTGTTTCTCCTTTCTTATGCTGGTATTATGTGCTGTTCCCAGTTTAATCCCTGAGATTTTGAAATTGAGTCAATGACTGTTTTCATTGGATGTTACATGTTTTTCATTTGTCCGGAGAGAGTGTTTTCCATCGAAAGCTGTTTGAGATCCAAAGCCCCTCATAGGGTGGTTGTTTTTATTTGGATTGGACTGCATCTTTATGGGGAGTATGATTTTGGAGATTTTTGGTGCTTGCCTCAGTCAGAGTTTGAGGTTGTGCTTGGATAGATGCCacttttttaattctttttcacgTGGCATGATAAGAGGGTGTTTAGGATATTGAGATTTGGGAATATATTTGTACAGTGAAGAGAACTATTCTTGTTTCCCTTTTTCTGGAGTTTAAGGACCTTCCGGCAGATTTTTTAATGTAGTATTgtttataagaaaagaaatgaaaaaagaaactgTCTTTTTCTTTACCAGAACTTGTTCCAACTTTTCAAGTTGTAGCCAAATAGAAGGTCGGGTTCCTTCCACCTTGTAGCCATTTTCAATCTTGTGCACAAAACCTGATGTTCTTGAATTGTACAGATTTGATCCTTTTCTTAATCCTTCCCCATTATCAAGAAGGGGGTAGGCACATGATTTGCAACAGCCCTAGgtaaataaaattgttcaatATCGGAGATATTCCTAGATTTTGAGATATAAGTAACCGATCAATCTCTGACATGGTAGAGAACTCTTCCTATTGCCTCATGTAAATTGACCTCCTTCCAGAGGAAGTTCCAATTAAATGCCCCAAGCAATGAACTCAGAAAATTCCATCACTGGCCTACTCAACAAAGAACATTTTGCAATTCATTATGAGAACGGCACCTATTGAAAATCACCTCCACTGCACCATGGATGTGCTCAGAAGTTCATTACATCAGCAGCCACATCAAATCCTCCCTGCCTCTCCCCCCCATATTGCACCTAGGATGTAACTAGCAGTTTTGATATATGCTGACATTCAGAAGCTCAGACCAAGAATAGAGTTCCTCTAAGGAGACACGAGGATAAGGAGAGGCCCAGATCATTACCTTTGGACTTTGGTTGCAGCAACGTGTAGTTATTTCCTCATCTCTGGAGTTGCAGAGTTAGTACAGAGGCTGGTGCAACTGTTATAGAGTTGTTAGAGTTCATTAATTGGTTGAGAGGTGGTTAATTCGATTGGGCACTAGCTAGCTGAGCTGGAACCACTTCACTTGTAACCCACTATCCTTAGACCCTCAAATCATTTGTCaaaaatctctttttctctagactgaaattctctctcttccctcttatttctctttcctGGCTTTCTCTTTTTCCACTGTAACTTCCAggatttgttttcattttctcttcatcGGTTCATCCTTGAAGAGGATCCacttctccctctctgttttctGGAGCTGAGCACTTGCTCAAATTGTCATATATCAAAGTTCCCTGCATTAACAGTTCATCCCATAATGCTTTATTCAACCTATGGTCATTAAACCCATGATCATTAGAGCGATAAACCCTTGAGTAATACACGAATCTGTCTGCCACATTTTCAAACAAGCAAGAAACTGAATGGTCTACACCACCCATACCCAATTCTTGATTGACTTGCCCCAATCCTAGGGGACCTGTGCCGCCTGTCACCCATCATACTTCTAACCGCAACCAACAAAAAGGTATCAAAACTAAGTCACCAAGTACCCTTTCCATTTTATTCAAGGAGATTTCAATCATTTCACTTATTTGTCTCATTCAACCATCTCATGTATCaagaaataaattcaaatctttcatttcaacaataaaattagtttcaccCACTCCCTTCTAATATCTCCACTTCCATTGTTATTTGAGGCACAAttgaattgtcatgacccaagtgtccaattgtattttttttttaattttcaaatgtaaTGGCAGGAGCCAACAGAAGTGGTTGATAGTAGAATTACATTCTACCCCTTGGTGTAGTGTAACCGTAGGGAAgagcctataaaaggcttaGCTACTTGAGGACGAGAATTCATGAATGAGAATACtttgaattctttccctctcaaattctctcttattctttcaaactctcctccaaaattctctctctctttctatcctTCTAATTGCCCAGAAACTCAAGTCTCATTTGCAAGGcttgacattttggtatcagagccaatcatCATTGGTTGTGATTCCGGCAAAAAACGAGTGTGATCCAATAGCTTAAGGTAGGCGACGATTGAATTGTGATCAAAACAGAGAAGGTGGATCTAATGGCTGAGGGCACCAAATTGAAACAACTGGAGAATCGTATGGAAGCGATGGAGTATGGTATGTCCCAAACTCAGGAGGGGGTTTCTTAGAGTGGGGAGGAGGTGCGGGCAATTCGCGATGAATTGCGGGAGGATGTAATAGCTTTTAGGGATGGAGTTCAAAGAGAATCGGTGAGGCATAGAGAAACACTGGACCAATGGATTAGCAGTGCGATCAGCATGCTGTCCGCACTCCCTCAATTCCTGTTGCCGCTGAAATTTCCTCCTTGATCAGTCCTGGAGATCGGCATGTCCGGATAAGGAATTTTTCCTAGGCCCCAAGGAGTAGCAAAGGCTGGGACCTTACAGTGCGAAGATACTAGTGGCCAGGTAAGAGAATCAAATTCCCTTAGATCTAGCCAAGGGCTGATGCCGAGGCAAGAGATTCCCCTGTTTGAAGGATCCAAACCACGCTGGTGGATTTGTAGGTGTGAGAGGTTTTTTCAGCACTACAACATTGCTGAAAATTAGAGGATTGTCCTTGCTACAACCTATCTAAATGATGTGGCTGATGCCTGGTACCTAGGATGGTCCAAATCTAGGGGAATGGGGGCTAGATGGATTGATTTTGCGGAGGAATTATGCATCCGCTTTTCGGAGAGGAATATGGCAGATGTtattgaagaattcaataaactcAGATAAGAAGGGACGATCACTGAGTATCAGAAGAAGTTTGAGGAGTTGGGGGCGTTGATGTGGAATGCTCAACCCACTTTTACTGATCAGTACTTTGTCCCTAGTTTTATTAGGGGCCTTAAGGATGAATTAAGGtccatggtgaaaatgatgatgccTACCACAGTGAGAGAAGCGACAGAGAAGGCGAGGTTACAAGAATTGACACTAGAGGCAATTTTCAATAGGAACAAACCCGTGCCAAGGGCACTCCCAATTGTTGGCCACttaagaggggggggggggggggggaactcTAAGGCTCTATTGCCTGCTATGGCTTTGGGCGGACATAAGGGGAACTAAGGGGAACTCTAATCCATCTGCAAGCAGAACCACTACACTGGAACAAAGGAGGATGTTGGGATTGTGGTATAAGTGTGGTGACAAATACAGCCCCGGGCATCAGTGTAAGACACACTTGCTCAACATGGAAGGAGTGCATGAGGAGGAGGATGAAAACAATGGGGAGGAAGAATAGGAAGAGAAAGGGGAAAAGACAGAGGATGCATTTGAGGAGGAGCAAGGTTAGGAAGGGGTTGAAATCTCTTTTCATGCACTAAGGGGAGACCCTACTAGGAAGATAATTAAGGTTAGAGGATAGGTGGGAAAGAAGAGACTTATGGTGCTTATAGATAGTGGTAGCACCTGTAGCTTCTTGAATGAAGCTATGACCACTGAATTAAAGTATAGAATGACTCACACCACACCATTGTCAATGACTGTGGCCAACGAACACAAGATGTATAGTCACTGTAAGTGTGTTAATTTTAGATGGGTGATGCAAGGACATGAGTTTAGGGTTGACCTGAGGATCCTAGAGCTGGGGGGGCTGCGATATTGTGTTAGGGGTGGACTGGATGAGGATAGTTAGTCCATCAACTTTCGACTTTAACAAACTAGAGGTGATTGTAGAAATGGAGGGCAAGAAGCTGACACTGGTAGGCCGCTTGGAACAGGGAGAATGCAAACTGATTAAAGGAAGCAGGTTGTAGAAGTTGATACAAAGAAAATGGGGGTAGATTACACAGCTCTATTCAATCCATGCTGTGGAATGGGATGGAACTGAAAAGGAGGGAAAGGCTCAACCAGAGGGGAAGGAGGAATCTGACTCAATTTCTTCTCAGGTACCTATTTTAGATAGCTTACACTTActtttggaagaatttaagGACCTCTTCACTAAATCTAATTC from Diospyros lotus cultivar Yz01 chromosome 4, ASM1463336v1, whole genome shotgun sequence includes the following:
- the LOC127799016 gene encoding syntaxin-22-like isoform X2, coding for MSFQDLQNNGARPFPSSSQSPSQAVAAGIFQIKTAVAAFRRLVDAVGTAKDTPDHRQKLVDTRQRIMQLVKETSAKLKIVSDSDRSANVDPSKRIEDAKLARDFQTTLQEFQKVQQLASERESTYSPFTATSSMSQTTISIQSPAVSTDQENQPFLMEHKRQEILLLGNEIAFNEAIMEEREQGIRDIQDQIGQANEIFKDLAVLVHEQGIVIDDIQSNIEASSDATTQARVQLSKTSKSIKSKCSWCWWALAVLVVVLVIVFLILII
- the LOC127799016 gene encoding syntaxin-22-like isoform X1; the encoded protein is MSFQDLQNNGARPFPSSSQSPSQAVAAGIFQIKTAVAAFRRLVDAVGTAKDTPDHRQKLVDTRQRIMQLVKETSAKLKIVSDSDRSANVDPSKRIEDAKLARDFQTTLQEFQKVQQLASERESTYSPFTATSSMSQTRTISIQSPAVSTDQENQPFLMEHKRQEILLLGNEIAFNEAIMEEREQGIRDIQDQIGQANEIFKDLAVLVHEQGIVIDDIQSNIEASSDATTQARVQLSKTSKSIKSKCSWCWWALAVLVVVLVIVFLILII